Proteins from a single region of Streptomyces spectabilis:
- a CDS encoding THUMP-like domain-containing protein — protein MNAPHDPQPATTAFAALLTDEGTALLDAVRDVEPAEELAVATRLRRDHPAELVSAALAQARLRQRAVAKFGAADAARMFFTPNGVEQSTRTSVATYRAERFKELGVRRVADLCGGIGGDALAFARAGIEVLAVDRDPLTCAVARANAIALGLEDLIEVREADVTEVDTAGYDAVFVDPARRGGRGRIFDPEAYSPPLSWAVAAAREAPRAALKIAPGIPHEAVPEEAEAEWISDGGDVKEAVLWFGTDAPGSHRATLLPGRATLCAGRATMLPDPAVRPVGRYLYEPDGAVIRAHLVAEVAARVEGGLVDETIAYVTSDVARTTPYASAYEITDRLPFNVKKLKALLREREVGVLTVKKRGSAVEPEELRRKVKPRGPHSATVFLTRVAGAPTMLVGHPVH, from the coding sequence GTGAACGCTCCGCACGATCCGCAGCCCGCCACGACGGCCTTCGCCGCGCTCCTCACCGACGAGGGCACCGCCCTCCTCGACGCCGTACGGGACGTCGAACCGGCCGAGGAACTCGCGGTCGCGACCCGGCTTCGCCGCGACCACCCCGCCGAGCTGGTCTCGGCTGCGCTCGCACAGGCGCGGCTGCGGCAGCGGGCGGTGGCGAAGTTCGGCGCCGCGGACGCCGCGCGGATGTTCTTCACGCCGAACGGCGTCGAGCAGTCCACGCGCACGTCCGTCGCGACGTACCGGGCGGAGCGGTTCAAGGAGCTGGGCGTGCGGCGCGTGGCCGACCTGTGCGGCGGCATCGGCGGTGACGCGCTCGCGTTCGCCCGCGCCGGGATCGAGGTCCTCGCCGTCGATCGCGACCCGCTGACCTGCGCGGTCGCACGCGCGAACGCGATCGCCCTCGGTCTGGAGGACCTCATCGAGGTCCGCGAGGCGGATGTCACGGAGGTGGACACGGCCGGGTACGACGCGGTCTTCGTGGACCCCGCGCGGCGCGGCGGCCGCGGCCGGATCTTCGACCCCGAGGCGTACTCGCCCCCGCTGTCCTGGGCCGTCGCCGCCGCCCGCGAGGCCCCGCGCGCGGCCCTGAAGATCGCCCCCGGCATCCCGCACGAGGCGGTGCCCGAGGAGGCGGAGGCCGAGTGGATCTCGGACGGCGGGGACGTGAAGGAGGCGGTGCTGTGGTTCGGCACCGACGCGCCCGGCTCGCACCGGGCCACCCTTCTGCCGGGGCGCGCGACCCTGTGCGCGGGGCGCGCGACGATGCTCCCCGACCCGGCCGTACGCCCCGTCGGCCGCTATCTGTACGAGCCCGACGGCGCCGTCATCCGCGCCCACCTCGTCGCGGAGGTCGCCGCGCGGGTCGAGGGCGGGCTCGTCGACGAGACGATCGCCTACGTCACCTCCGACGTCGCCCGGACGACGCCCTACGCCAGCGCGTACGAGATCACGGACCGGCTGCCGTTCAACGTGAAGAAGCTGAAGGCGCTGCTCCGGGAGCGGGAGGTCGGCGTGCTCACGGTCAAGAAGCGGGGCTCGGCCGTGGAGCCGGAGGAACTCCGCCGCAAGGTGAAGCCCCGGGGCCCCCACTCCGCCACGGTCTTCCTCACGCGGGTCGCGGGGGCTCCCACCATGCTGGTGGGCCACCCGGTCCACTGA
- a CDS encoding polysaccharide deacetylase family protein — MRLVRQNGKLAGKAKKRALLALAALGVGAVASGCAADTGAERDRGAPAAHGQQPRLAPPAQALREYAQRLRASQAARAAAAKRWGLAKPPLTAPAGPAAKPLLTTRKGFEVRGQAELPPVFTTVPTKDKVVFLTVDDGAEKDPAFLRMMSDLKIPYTAFLSDYLVKEDYGYFKRMRDHGVALNNHTLNHRYLPALSYEAQRREICGMQDVIERRYGKRPELFRPPYGNYNRDTLRAARSCGVKAVPLWASEGFADHMEWREWDKDLHPGDIILTHFRGREDWKGTMPDMVRTVLKTVTDRGYAVARLEDYL, encoded by the coding sequence ATGCGACTAGTACGACAAAATGGAAAGTTGGCAGGAAAGGCGAAGAAGCGGGCGCTGCTCGCCCTCGCCGCGCTCGGCGTCGGCGCGGTCGCCTCGGGCTGCGCCGCGGACACGGGCGCGGAGCGCGACCGGGGCGCGCCCGCCGCCCACGGCCAGCAGCCCCGGCTCGCCCCGCCCGCCCAGGCCCTGCGCGAGTACGCCCAGCGGCTGCGCGCGAGCCAGGCCGCGCGGGCCGCCGCGGCGAAGCGCTGGGGGCTTGCGAAGCCGCCGCTCACGGCGCCCGCGGGGCCCGCCGCCAAGCCGCTCCTCACCACGCGCAAGGGCTTCGAGGTGCGGGGGCAGGCTGAGCTGCCGCCGGTGTTCACCACGGTGCCGACCAAGGACAAGGTCGTCTTCCTGACCGTCGACGACGGCGCCGAGAAGGACCCGGCCTTCCTGCGGATGATGAGCGACCTGAAGATCCCGTACACCGCGTTCCTCAGCGACTACCTGGTCAAGGAGGACTACGGCTACTTCAAGCGGATGCGGGACCACGGCGTCGCGCTGAACAACCACACCCTCAACCACCGCTATCTGCCCGCCCTTTCGTACGAGGCGCAGCGGCGCGAGATCTGCGGCATGCAGGACGTCATCGAGCGGCGCTACGGCAAGCGCCCCGAGCTGTTCCGGCCGCCGTACGGCAACTACAACCGCGACACCCTGCGCGCCGCCAGGTCCTGCGGCGTCAAGGCGGTGCCGCTGTGGGCGTCCGAGGGCTTCGCCGACCACATGGAGTGGCGCGAATGGGACAAGGACCTGCACCCCGGCGACATCATCCTCACGCACTTCCGGGGCCGCGAGGACTGGAAGGGCACGATGCCCGACATGGTCCGCACGGTCCTGAAGACGGTCACCGACAGGGGGTACGCGGTGGCCCGCCTGGAGGACTACCTGTGA
- the groES gene encoding co-chaperone GroES: protein MTTASSKVAIKPLEDRIVVQPLDAEQTTASGLVIPDTAKEKPQEGAVLAVGPGRFENGERLPLDVKVGDVVLYSKYGGTEVKYNGDEYLVLSARDVLAIIEK from the coding sequence GTGACGACCGCCAGCTCCAAGGTTGCCATCAAGCCGCTCGAGGACCGCATTGTGGTCCAGCCGCTCGACGCCGAGCAGACCACGGCCTCTGGCCTGGTTATCCCGGACACCGCGAAGGAGAAGCCCCAGGAGGGCGCCGTCCTCGCCGTGGGCCCGGGCCGCTTCGAGAACGGCGAGCGCCTGCCGCTCGACGTGAAGGTCGGCGACGTCGTGCTCTACAGCAAGTACGGCGGCACCGAGGTGAAGTACAACGGCGACGAGTACCTGGTGCTCTCCGCCCGCGACGTGCTCGCGATCATCGAGAAGTGA
- the groL gene encoding chaperonin GroEL (60 kDa chaperone family; promotes refolding of misfolded polypeptides especially under stressful conditions; forms two stacked rings of heptamers to form a barrel-shaped 14mer; ends can be capped by GroES; misfolded proteins enter the barrel where they are refolded when GroES binds): MAKILKFDEDARRALERGVNKLADTVKVTIGPKGRNVVIDKKFGAPTITNDGVTIAREVEVEDPYENLGAQLVKEVATKTNDIAGDGTTTATVLAQALVKEGLRNVAAGASPAALKKGIDAAVKAVSDELLATARPIDDKSDIAAVAGLSAQDTQVGELIAEAMDKVGKDGVITVEESNTFGLELDFTEGMAFDKGYLSPYFVTDQERMEAVLEDPYILIHQGKISSIQDLLPLLEKVIQAGSSKPLLIIAEDVEGEALSTLVVNKIRGTFNAVAVKAPGFGDRRKAMLGDMATLTGGTVVAEEVGLKLDQVGLDVLGSARRVTITKDDTTIVDGGGNSADVEGRVAQIKAEIESTDSDWDREKLQERLAKLAGGVCVIKVGAATEVELKEKKHRLEDAISATRAAVEEGIVSGGGSALVHAAKVLEGNLDLAGDEATGVAVVRSAAVEPLRWIAENAGLEGYVITTKVAELEKGHGFNAATGEYVDLVKAGVIDPVKVTRSALENAASIASLLLTTETLVVEKPAEDEGEAGHGHGHGHSH; encoded by the coding sequence ATGGCGAAGATCCTGAAGTTCGACGAGGACGCCCGTCGCGCCCTTGAGCGCGGCGTCAACAAGCTTGCCGACACGGTCAAGGTGACGATCGGCCCCAAGGGCCGCAACGTCGTCATCGACAAGAAGTTCGGCGCCCCGACCATCACCAACGACGGCGTCACCATCGCCCGTGAGGTCGAGGTCGAGGACCCGTACGAGAACCTCGGCGCCCAGCTGGTGAAGGAGGTGGCGACCAAGACCAACGACATCGCTGGTGACGGCACCACCACCGCCACCGTGCTCGCCCAGGCCCTGGTCAAGGAAGGCCTGCGCAACGTCGCCGCCGGTGCTTCCCCGGCCGCCCTGAAGAAGGGCATCGACGCCGCCGTCAAGGCCGTCTCCGACGAGCTGCTCGCCACCGCGCGGCCGATCGACGACAAGTCCGACATCGCCGCCGTGGCCGGGCTCTCCGCCCAGGACACGCAGGTCGGCGAGCTCATCGCCGAGGCGATGGACAAGGTCGGCAAGGACGGTGTCATCACCGTCGAGGAGTCCAACACCTTCGGTCTCGAGCTGGACTTCACCGAGGGCATGGCCTTCGACAAGGGCTACCTGTCGCCGTACTTCGTGACGGACCAGGAGCGCATGGAGGCCGTCCTGGAGGACCCGTACATCCTCATCCACCAGGGCAAGATCTCCTCCATCCAGGACCTGCTTCCGCTCCTGGAGAAGGTCATCCAGGCCGGCTCCTCGAAGCCGCTCCTGATCATCGCCGAGGACGTCGAGGGCGAGGCCCTCTCGACCCTCGTCGTGAACAAGATCCGCGGCACCTTCAACGCCGTCGCGGTGAAGGCCCCCGGCTTCGGCGACCGCCGCAAGGCGATGCTCGGCGACATGGCCACCCTCACCGGCGGCACCGTCGTCGCCGAGGAGGTCGGCCTCAAGCTCGACCAGGTCGGCCTGGACGTGCTCGGCTCCGCCCGCCGCGTGACCATCACCAAGGACGACACCACGATCGTCGACGGCGGCGGCAACTCCGCCGACGTCGAGGGCCGCGTCGCCCAGATCAAGGCCGAGATCGAGTCCACCGACTCCGACTGGGACCGCGAGAAGCTCCAGGAGCGCCTCGCGAAGCTGGCCGGCGGCGTGTGCGTGATCAAGGTCGGCGCCGCCACCGAGGTGGAGCTGAAGGAGAAGAAGCACCGTCTGGAGGACGCCATCTCCGCGACCCGCGCCGCGGTCGAGGAGGGCATCGTCTCCGGTGGTGGCTCCGCGCTCGTCCACGCCGCGAAGGTCCTCGAGGGCAACCTCGACCTGGCCGGCGACGAGGCCACCGGTGTCGCGGTCGTCCGCAGCGCCGCCGTCGAGCCGCTGCGCTGGATCGCCGAGAACGCCGGCCTCGAGGGCTACGTCATCACCACCAAGGTGGCGGAGCTGGAGAAGGGCCACGGCTTCAACGCCGCGACCGGCGAGTACGTCGACCTGGTCAAGGCCGGCGTCATCGACCCCGTGAAGGTCACGCGCTCCGCCCTGGAGAACGCGGCCTCCATCGCCTCCCTGCTGCTCACGACCGAGACCCTGGTCGTCGAGAAGCCGGCCGAGGACGAGGGCGAGGCCGGTCACGGCCACGGGCACGGTCACTCTCACTGA
- a CDS encoding SDR family NAD(P)-dependent oxidoreductase, with translation MTTALITGATSGIGAAFARRLATDGHNLVLVARDTKRLREQATELHDRHGIEVEVLTADLATDDGIEAVEQRLGNRRDPVDLLVNNAGFANKGRYLEVPIADELTMLKVHCEAVLRLTSAATEAMRERGRGGIVNVASVAAFVPRGTYGASKAWIVQFTQGAARDLAASGVRLMALCPGFVRTEFHERAGMGTDNIPKWMWLDADKLVATALTDLARGKSLSVPDPRYKAMMGVVKVTPRALLGGVTSRTGRKYGPR, from the coding sequence ATGACTACGGCTCTCATCACGGGTGCGACCTCAGGGATCGGCGCTGCCTTCGCACGACGCCTGGCCACGGACGGCCACAACCTCGTCCTGGTGGCGCGCGACACGAAGCGACTGCGGGAGCAGGCGACCGAGTTGCACGACCGGCACGGCATCGAGGTGGAGGTCCTGACGGCGGACCTCGCCACGGACGACGGGATCGAGGCCGTCGAGCAGCGGCTCGGCAACCGCCGTGACCCGGTCGACCTGCTCGTCAACAACGCGGGCTTCGCCAACAAGGGCCGCTATCTGGAGGTCCCGATCGCCGACGAGCTGACGATGCTGAAGGTGCACTGCGAGGCGGTGCTCCGGCTGACGTCGGCGGCGACGGAGGCGATGCGGGAGCGGGGGCGCGGGGGCATCGTGAACGTCGCGTCGGTGGCCGCCTTCGTGCCGCGCGGCACCTACGGGGCGTCGAAGGCGTGGATCGTGCAGTTCACCCAGGGCGCGGCGCGGGACCTCGCCGCGTCGGGGGTGCGGCTCATGGCCCTGTGCCCCGGCTTCGTCCGCACGGAGTTCCACGAGCGGGCGGGCATGGGCACGGACAACATCCCCAAGTGGATGTGGCTGGACGCGGACAAGCTCGTCGCCACCGCCCTCACCGACCTGGCCCGCGGCAAGTCCCTCTCCGTGCCGGACCCCCGCTACAAGGCGATGATGGGCGTGGTGAAGGTGACCCCGCGCGCCCTCCTGGGCGGAGTGACATCGCGGACGGGCCGCAAGTACGGTCCGCGCTAA
- a CDS encoding MOSC domain-containing protein — MKLLSVNVGRAKSVPYTNSPGKLTGIDKQPLDGPVRVTAPGPKGIGGSGLAGDSIGELRHHGGNDQAVYAFAREDLDEWGRQLGRELRNGMFGENLTTIGVDVNGALIGERWRVGAELLLEVTSSRIPCRTFQGHMGEQAWVRRFTQSLRPGAYLRVLEPGEIQTGDAVEITHRPDHDVTVALQFRAVTTERALLPRLLAAGDALHPESTEQALKYLEKHGD; from the coding sequence ATGAAGCTTCTCTCCGTGAATGTCGGCCGCGCGAAGTCCGTCCCGTACACCAACTCCCCCGGCAAGCTCACCGGGATCGACAAACAGCCCCTGGACGGACCCGTTCGGGTGACGGCGCCGGGGCCCAAGGGGATCGGCGGCAGCGGGCTCGCGGGGGACTCGATCGGCGAGCTGCGCCACCACGGGGGCAACGACCAGGCGGTGTACGCCTTCGCGCGCGAGGACCTCGACGAGTGGGGGCGGCAGCTCGGCCGCGAGCTGCGCAACGGCATGTTCGGCGAGAACCTCACGACGATCGGCGTCGACGTGAACGGCGCGCTGATCGGTGAGCGTTGGCGCGTCGGGGCGGAGCTGCTCCTGGAAGTCACCTCGTCCCGCATCCCCTGCCGTACGTTCCAGGGGCACATGGGCGAGCAGGCCTGGGTGCGACGGTTCACCCAGTCGCTGCGGCCCGGCGCGTATCTGCGGGTGCTCGAACCGGGCGAGATCCAGACGGGCGACGCGGTCGAGATCACGCACAGGCCGGACCACGACGTCACCGTCGCGCTGCAGTTCAGGGCAGTGACCACGGAGCGCGCGCTGCTGCCGCGGCTGCTCGCGGCGGGGGACGCGCTGCACCCCGAGTCGACGGAACAGGCCCTCAAGTATCTGGAGAAGCACGGCGATTGA
- a CDS encoding LysR family transcriptional regulator: MIEARHLRVLRAVAATGSFSAAARELGCTQPAVSQQMKALEGSTGTPLLIRTGREMRLTQAGEALVRHAAGILAGLTAAEEEVAAIAGLRAGRVRLVSFPSGSSTLVPGALAALRAAHPGTRVSLEEAEPPRSVEMLREGDCDVALAFRYEGAGAAEEWDDLVVRPLLADRLVGLVPEGHRLAKADAVTIGELADESWIAGCPRCRRQLVEVCRGAGFEPRIDFATDDYPAVIGLVGAGLGVAVLPELALESVRPKGARAVVVEPAVRREIVALTLPDLAQVPAVAATLDRLARAAER, from the coding sequence GTGATCGAAGCCCGTCATCTCCGTGTCCTGCGCGCCGTGGCCGCCACCGGCTCCTTCTCGGCGGCGGCCCGCGAGCTCGGCTGCACCCAGCCCGCCGTCAGCCAGCAGATGAAGGCCCTGGAGGGGTCCACGGGCACCCCGCTGCTCATCCGCACGGGCCGCGAGATGCGCCTCACGCAGGCGGGCGAGGCCCTGGTCAGGCATGCCGCGGGCATCCTCGCCGGGCTCACCGCCGCCGAGGAGGAGGTCGCCGCGATCGCGGGCCTGCGCGCGGGCCGGGTCCGGCTCGTCTCCTTCCCCAGCGGCTCCTCCACGCTCGTGCCCGGTGCCCTCGCCGCGCTGCGCGCCGCCCACCCCGGCACCCGTGTCTCCCTGGAGGAGGCCGAGCCGCCGCGCTCGGTGGAGATGCTCCGCGAGGGCGACTGCGACGTGGCCCTCGCCTTCCGGTACGAGGGGGCGGGCGCCGCGGAGGAGTGGGACGACCTCGTCGTGCGGCCCCTGCTCGCCGACCGGCTCGTCGGCCTCGTGCCGGAGGGGCACCGCCTCGCGAAGGCGGACGCCGTCACCATCGGCGAGCTGGCCGACGAGTCGTGGATCGCGGGCTGCCCGCGCTGCCGCCGCCAGCTCGTCGAGGTCTGCCGCGGCGCGGGCTTCGAGCCCCGCATCGACTTCGCGACCGACGACTACCCGGCGGTGATCGGCCTGGTCGGCGCGGGCCTCGGCGTCGCGGTCCTGCCCGAGCTCGCCCTTGAGTCGGTGCGTCCCAAGGGGGCCCGTGCGGTGGTGGTGGAGCCCGCCGTGCGCCGGGAGATCGTCGCGCTCACGCTGCCGGACCTGGCCCAGGTGCCGGCGGTCGCGGCGACGCTCGACCGGCTGGCCCGCGCCGCCGAGCGCTGA
- a CDS encoding WhiB family transcriptional regulator, which translates to MADFSRLPGPNADLWDWQLLAACRGVDSSLFFHPEGERGAARSARENSAKEVCMRCPVRAECAAHALAVREPYGVWGGLTEDEREELMGRARNRLVAASAGGGGAAAP; encoded by the coding sequence ATGGCAGATTTCTCCCGCCTCCCCGGACCGAACGCAGATCTGTGGGACTGGCAGCTCCTCGCGGCCTGCCGCGGGGTGGACAGCTCGCTCTTCTTCCACCCGGAGGGCGAGCGCGGCGCGGCACGGAGCGCACGCGAGAACTCGGCCAAAGAGGTCTGCATGCGCTGCCCGGTGCGCGCGGAGTGCGCCGCGCACGCGCTCGCCGTACGGGAGCCGTACGGCGTGTGGGGCGGCCTCACCGAGGACGAGCGGGAAGAGCTGATGGGACGCGCGCGCAATCGACTGGTCGCGGCGTCGGCCGGGGGCGGGGGTGCCGCCGCCCCCTGA
- a CDS encoding response regulator transcription factor has protein sequence MTSVLVCDDSPLAREALRRAVATVPGVERVTTAANGEEVLRRWGADRSDLILMDVRMPGLGGVETVRRLLSADPGARIIMLTVAEDLDGVALAVAAGARGYLHKDASRAELRATVTQALADPTWRLAPRRLRSAEMGAAPTLTAREIQVLEGMSHGRSNAEIGRELFLSEDTVKTHARRLFKKLGASDRAHAVALGFRWGLVR, from the coding sequence ATGACATCCGTCCTCGTCTGCGACGACTCCCCGCTCGCCCGAGAGGCGCTGCGCCGCGCGGTCGCGACCGTGCCCGGCGTGGAGCGCGTGACGACAGCGGCCAACGGCGAGGAAGTCCTCCGCCGCTGGGGCGCCGACCGCTCGGACCTGATCCTGATGGACGTGCGCATGCCCGGACTGGGCGGCGTGGAGACCGTGCGGCGGCTGCTCTCCGCCGACCCCGGCGCGCGCATCATCATGCTCACCGTCGCCGAGGACCTGGACGGGGTCGCGCTCGCGGTCGCCGCGGGCGCCCGCGGCTATCTGCACAAGGACGCCTCGCGGGCCGAGCTGCGCGCGACCGTGACCCAGGCCCTCGCCGACCCGACCTGGCGGCTCGCGCCGCGGCGGCTCCGGTCGGCCGAGATGGGGGCCGCTCCCACGCTCACCGCGCGGGAGATCCAGGTCCTGGAGGGCATGAGCCACGGCCGGTCCAACGCGGAGATCGGGCGCGAGCTCTTCCTCTCCGAGGACACGGTGAAGACGCACGCCAGGCGGCTGTTCAAGAAGCTCGGCGCCTCGGACCGCGCACACGCGGTGGCGCTCGGCTTCCGCTGGGGCCTGGTCCGCTAG
- a CDS encoding sigma-70 family RNA polymerase sigma factor yields the protein MREDRTTVIGALVLRAVEGDEQATHDLLAHVHPLALRYCRTRLSRLPGDARHFVEDLAQEVCVAVLLALPRYRDTGRPFEAFVFAIAAHKVADLQRAAMRHPGSTAVPSDEMPERPDDSLGPEERALLSSDAEWAKKLLANLPENQRELLLLRVAVGLTAEETGQMLGMSPGAVRVAQHRALSRLRALAEQ from the coding sequence ATGCGCGAGGACAGGACGACGGTGATCGGTGCCCTCGTCCTTCGCGCTGTCGAGGGTGACGAGCAGGCCACGCACGACCTTCTGGCCCATGTGCACCCCCTCGCCCTGCGCTACTGCCGCACCCGGCTCTCCCGACTCCCGGGTGATGCCCGCCACTTCGTGGAGGACCTCGCGCAGGAGGTCTGTGTCGCGGTCCTGCTCGCGCTGCCGCGCTACCGCGACACCGGGCGGCCCTTCGAAGCCTTCGTCTTCGCCATCGCCGCACACAAGGTCGCGGACCTCCAGCGGGCGGCCATGCGCCACCCGGGGTCGACCGCCGTGCCCTCGGACGAGATGCCCGAGCGGCCCGACGACTCCCTCGGGCCCGAGGAGCGGGCGCTGCTCAGCAGCGACGCCGAATGGGCCAAGAAGCTCCTGGCGAACCTTCCGGAGAACCAGCGCGAGCTGCTGCTGCTCCGCGTCGCCGTGGGCCTCACGGCCGAGGAGACCGGGCAGATGCTGGGCATGTCGCCCGGAGCGGTCCGGGTGGCGCAGCACCGGGCGCTGAGCCGTCTGCGGGCGTTGGCCGAGCAGTAG
- the guaB gene encoding IMP dehydrogenase: MTANVDGVPEKFATLGLTYDDVLLLPGASDMAPGDIDTASHVSKNVRVNVPLLSAAMDKVTESRMAIAMARQGGVGVLHRNLSIADQANQVDLVKRSESGMVTDPITVHPDATLAEADAICAKFRISGVPVTDGAGKLLGIVTNRDMAFEADRSRQVREVMTPMPLVTGKVGISGVDAMELLRRHKIEKLPLVDDSGVLKGLITVKDFVKAEKYPNAAKDSEGRLIVGAAVGVAGDAFDRAQALIEAGVDFIVVDTAHGHSRLVGDMVAKIKSNSGGVDVIGGNIATRDGAKALIDAGVDGIKVGVGPGSICTTRVVAGIGVPQVTAIYEASLAAKEAGVPVIGDGGLQYSGDIAKALVAGADTVMLGSLLAGCEESPGELLFINGKQFKSYRGMGSLGAMQSRGDQRSFSKDRYFQEGVASDEKLVPEGIEGQVPYRGPLSAVVHQLVGGLRQSMFYVGGRTVPELQANGRFVRITSAGLKESHPHDIQMTVEAPNYSRNK; this comes from the coding sequence ATGACTGCAAACGTCGACGGAGTGCCCGAGAAATTCGCGACACTCGGGCTGACCTACGACGACGTGCTGCTGCTGCCGGGCGCGTCGGACATGGCGCCCGGTGACATCGACACCGCCTCGCACGTCTCGAAGAACGTCCGGGTGAACGTCCCGCTGCTCTCGGCCGCGATGGACAAGGTCACCGAGTCCCGCATGGCGATCGCCATGGCCCGCCAGGGCGGCGTCGGCGTACTGCACCGGAACCTGTCGATCGCCGACCAGGCGAACCAGGTCGACCTGGTCAAACGCTCCGAGTCCGGCATGGTGACGGACCCCATCACGGTGCACCCGGACGCCACGCTCGCCGAGGCCGACGCGATCTGCGCCAAGTTCCGCATCAGCGGCGTCCCGGTGACCGACGGCGCGGGCAAGTTGCTCGGCATCGTCACCAACCGCGACATGGCCTTCGAGGCGGACCGCTCGCGCCAGGTGCGCGAGGTCATGACGCCGATGCCGCTGGTCACCGGCAAGGTCGGCATCTCGGGCGTGGACGCCATGGAGCTGCTGCGCCGCCACAAGATCGAGAAGCTGCCGCTGGTCGACGACAGCGGCGTCCTCAAGGGCCTCATCACGGTCAAGGACTTCGTGAAGGCCGAGAAGTACCCGAACGCCGCGAAGGACTCCGAGGGCCGTCTGATCGTCGGTGCCGCCGTCGGCGTCGCCGGTGACGCCTTCGACCGCGCCCAGGCGCTGATCGAGGCGGGCGTCGACTTCATCGTCGTCGACACCGCGCACGGCCACTCCCGCCTGGTCGGCGACATGGTCGCCAAGATCAAGTCGAACTCCGGCGGCGTCGACGTCATCGGCGGCAACATCGCCACCCGTGACGGCGCCAAGGCCCTCATCGACGCCGGTGTCGACGGCATCAAGGTGGGTGTCGGCCCGGGCTCCATCTGCACGACCCGCGTCGTCGCCGGCATCGGCGTACCGCAGGTAACGGCCATCTACGAAGCGTCGCTCGCCGCCAAGGAAGCCGGTGTCCCGGTGATCGGCGACGGCGGTCTGCAGTACTCCGGTGACATCGCCAAGGCGCTCGTCGCCGGCGCGGACACGGTCATGCTCGGCTCGCTGCTCGCGGGCTGCGAGGAGTCCCCGGGCGAGCTGCTCTTCATCAACGGCAAGCAGTTCAAGTCGTACCGCGGCATGGGCTCCCTCGGCGCCATGCAGTCCCGTGGCGACCAGCGGTCCTTCTCCAAGGACCGGTACTTCCAGGAGGGCGTCGCCTCCGACGAGAAGCTGGTGCCCGAGGGCATCGAGGGCCAGGTGCCCTACCGGGGTCCGCTGTCGGCGGTCGTGCACCAGCTGGTGGGCGGCCTGCGCCAGTCGATGTTCTACGTGGGCGGTCGTACGGTCCCCGAGCTCCAGGCCAACGGCCGCTTCGTGCGGATCACGTCGGCGGGCCTCAAGGAGAGCCACCCGCACGACATCCAGATGACCGTCGAGGCACCGAACTACAGCCGCAACAAGTAG